A stretch of Haloprofundus halophilus DNA encodes these proteins:
- a CDS encoding class I SAM-dependent methyltransferase, translating to MTVPCVRVPASAGEETRQALVEAGVVDHGHDIVADDGVLYIPVTDSTGVPADYEVVDRDVPTRRQQRTPADVLGFEPSYERLGDIVILDEDDPERAREIADAVMDSDVRAKTVVNRDSKIRGELRVRDWELLVGSDTETVHREYGYEFLLDISTVYFSPRLATERHRVVAQVEPGERVFDMFAGVGPFAIPCAGEGAEVVAVDLNEAAVEYLRENARRNGVEERLTAIQGDVTEAGSEYENWADRIVMNLPHSAGEFLDTAVAVAGDDCVVHYYDIQHEDDPFGPGERAIRAAAEPEYEVTVLNERVVRSYAPHEYNVCLDVRLSR from the coding sequence ATGACGGTGCCCTGCGTACGCGTGCCCGCCTCCGCGGGCGAGGAGACCCGACAGGCGCTCGTCGAGGCGGGCGTCGTCGACCACGGTCACGACATCGTCGCCGACGACGGCGTCCTCTACATTCCCGTGACCGACTCGACGGGCGTCCCTGCCGACTACGAGGTGGTCGACCGCGACGTCCCGACCCGACGACAGCAGCGGACGCCCGCCGACGTGTTGGGTTTCGAGCCCTCCTACGAGCGACTCGGCGACATCGTCATCCTCGACGAGGACGACCCCGAGCGCGCCCGCGAGATAGCCGACGCGGTGATGGACTCCGACGTCCGCGCGAAGACGGTCGTCAACCGCGACTCGAAGATTCGGGGCGAGCTCCGCGTCCGCGACTGGGAGCTGCTCGTGGGGAGCGACACCGAGACCGTCCACCGCGAGTACGGCTACGAGTTCCTCCTCGACATCTCGACCGTGTACTTCTCGCCGCGGCTGGCGACCGAGCGCCACCGCGTCGTCGCCCAGGTCGAACCGGGCGAACGCGTGTTCGACATGTTTGCCGGGGTGGGCCCGTTCGCGATTCCCTGCGCCGGAGAAGGCGCGGAGGTCGTCGCCGTCGACCTGAACGAGGCTGCCGTCGAGTACCTCCGCGAGAACGCACGCCGAAACGGCGTCGAAGAGCGACTCACGGCGATTCAGGGAGACGTGACCGAAGCGGGAAGCGAGTACGAAAACTGGGCCGACCGCATCGTGATGAACCTCCCGCACAGCGCCGGCGAGTTCCTGGACACGGCCGTCGCCGTCGCGGGCGACGACTGCGTGGTTCACTACTACGACATCCAGCACGAGGACGACCCGTTCGGCCCCGGCGAGCGGGCGATTCGCGCCGCCGCCGAGCCCGAGTACGAAGTGACCGTGCTGAACGAGCGCGTCGTCCGGTCGTACGCGCCTCACGAGTACAACGTCTGTCTCGACGTTCGGCTGTCCCGGTGA
- the artA gene encoding archaeosortase A — MPGVVPSDPLAWVAIALFAGGALFERSNRRVARYVMVSAWVAFALFWLNLFPHFAFEHKSYIEGVLSLAAVPLSLYAGLLLYRGRDTLFVLSRAVAVMGIVYLPFETIPAITVGATTIPSPREVLVEVVASQTGDLINLLGYDPTPIVGPEGYDNTFRFVHTDGHSLVFSVVLACTGIGSMAIFAGLIAAVRAPLGRKLRALAIAIPIIYALNLLRTTFIGIVFGKQYMQWFVDEVLFLFGSSDPYMVSFFLSDRVISQLLAVVALMGITYLVVRELPELLTVIEDVLYMLTREEYDLHSALDVQQAGGRGQARPDGGRVGVESGAEIEQSGNGDD, encoded by the coding sequence ATGCCCGGCGTCGTCCCCTCCGACCCGCTCGCGTGGGTCGCCATCGCGTTGTTCGCCGGCGGTGCGCTGTTCGAACGCTCGAATCGGCGCGTCGCTCGGTACGTGATGGTGAGCGCGTGGGTCGCTTTCGCGCTCTTCTGGCTCAACCTGTTCCCGCACTTCGCCTTCGAGCACAAATCCTACATCGAGGGCGTCCTCAGCCTCGCGGCGGTCCCGCTCAGCCTCTACGCGGGGCTGTTGCTGTACCGCGGCCGCGACACTCTGTTCGTGCTCTCGCGCGCCGTCGCCGTGATGGGCATCGTCTACCTCCCGTTCGAGACGATCCCCGCGATAACGGTCGGCGCGACGACCATCCCCTCGCCCCGAGAGGTGTTGGTCGAGGTCGTCGCGTCCCAGACCGGCGACCTTATCAACCTGCTCGGCTACGACCCGACGCCCATCGTCGGTCCGGAGGGCTACGACAACACGTTCAGGTTCGTCCACACCGACGGCCACAGTCTCGTCTTCTCGGTCGTCCTCGCCTGCACCGGCATCGGGAGCATGGCCATCTTCGCGGGGCTCATCGCCGCGGTCCGCGCGCCGCTGGGTCGGAAACTCCGCGCGCTCGCCATCGCCATCCCCATCATCTACGCGCTGAACTTGCTTCGGACGACGTTCATCGGCATCGTCTTCGGCAAGCAGTACATGCAGTGGTTCGTCGACGAGGTGCTGTTTTTGTTCGGCTCCTCGGACCCCTACATGGTGTCCTTTTTCCTCTCGGACCGCGTCATCAGCCAACTGCTCGCCGTCGTCGCGCTCATGGGCATCACCTACCTCGTCGTCCGCGAACTGCCCGAACTGCTCACCGTCATCGAGGACGTGCTGTACATGTTGACCCGCGAGGAGTACGACCTCCACAGCGCGCTCGACGTCCAGCAAGCAGGTGGTCGCGGACAGGCGCGCCCCGACGGCGGACGCGTCGGCGTCGAGAGCGGTGCTGAGATAGAACAGAGCGGCAACGGCGACGACTAA
- a CDS encoding HalOD1 output domain-containing protein produces the protein MAGEDVSTAIIMSIAAIEGRDPLDLDPMFDDIETDSLNTLFNSPSNDLHVQFTTNGWNVQLHGSGEAIFERQISLSEASGPNSEKSTA, from the coding sequence ATGGCCGGCGAGGACGTCTCCACGGCGATCATCATGTCGATCGCGGCCATCGAAGGACGCGACCCGCTGGACCTCGATCCGATGTTCGACGACATCGAGACCGATTCGCTGAACACGCTGTTCAACTCCCCGTCGAACGATCTCCACGTCCAGTTCACCACGAACGGATGGAACGTGCAGCTTCACGGCTCGGGCGAGGCCATTTTCGAGCGCCAGATCTCTCTGTCCGAGGCTTCCGGGCCGAACTCCGAGAAATCGACCGCGTAG
- a CDS encoding DUF7344 domain-containing protein, with the protein MSHQSRRRILVFLAREYGADEAVELERFAAELAEAGVAPENLYHVHLPQLNEAGFVDWDQERATIRRGPLLEEATPLLELLDEHREELPAGWP; encoded by the coding sequence TTGAGCCACCAGTCGCGTCGACGCATCCTCGTTTTTCTAGCGCGGGAGTACGGCGCCGACGAGGCCGTCGAACTGGAACGGTTCGCCGCCGAACTGGCCGAGGCGGGCGTCGCCCCCGAGAACCTCTACCACGTTCACCTGCCGCAGCTCAACGAAGCGGGGTTCGTCGACTGGGACCAAGAACGCGCGACGATACGACGCGGTCCGTTGCTCGAGGAGGCGACACCGCTGCTCGAACTCCTCGACGAACACCGAGAGGAACTCCCGGCCGGGTGGCCCTGA
- the dph5 gene encoding diphthine synthase — translation MLTFIGLGLYDERSITVEGREALRSADRAFAEFYTSKLIGTTVEALADHHGVDIDVRDRAGVERDADEILDAAEDGDAAFLTAGDTMISTTHVDLRLRAHERGIETNVVHGVTAQSAASGLTGLQNYRFGKATTLPFPYAHGADGTPQSVVDTVEDNRERGLHTLVYLDIKVGYERAGVDADDEYMTADFAAGEFARDWDGDALGVVVARAGSPEPVVAADRLSALAEREFGDPLHMLVIPASLHDLEAEALSAFGGAPAEVVDENTV, via the coding sequence ATGCTCACGTTCATCGGACTCGGTCTCTACGACGAGCGGTCGATAACCGTCGAGGGTCGGGAGGCGCTTCGGAGCGCCGACCGCGCCTTCGCGGAGTTCTACACCAGCAAACTCATCGGGACGACGGTCGAGGCGCTCGCCGACCACCACGGCGTCGACATCGACGTCAGAGACCGCGCGGGGGTCGAGCGGGATGCGGACGAGATTCTCGACGCCGCCGAAGACGGCGACGCCGCGTTTCTCACCGCCGGGGACACGATGATATCGACGACGCACGTCGACCTGCGCCTCCGGGCCCACGAGCGCGGCATCGAGACGAACGTCGTCCACGGCGTCACCGCACAGTCGGCGGCGAGCGGACTCACCGGCCTGCAGAACTACAGGTTCGGAAAGGCGACGACGCTCCCGTTCCCGTACGCCCACGGTGCCGACGGAACCCCCCAGAGCGTCGTCGACACCGTCGAGGACAACCGCGAGCGCGGCCTCCACACGCTCGTCTACCTCGACATCAAGGTCGGCTACGAGCGCGCGGGCGTTGACGCCGACGACGAGTACATGACCGCCGACTTCGCGGCGGGCGAGTTCGCCCGCGACTGGGACGGCGACGCGCTGGGTGTCGTTGTCGCCCGCGCGGGCAGTCCGGAACCGGTCGTCGCCGCCGACCGACTCTCGGCGCTCGCCGAGCGCGAGTTCGGCGACCCGCTGCACATGCTCGTCATCCCCGCGTCGCTGCACGACCTGGAGGCGGAGGCGCTCTCGGCGTTCGGCGGTGCGCCCGCCGAGGTCGTCGACGAGAACACCGTGTAG
- a CDS encoding BGTF surface domain-containing protein, with amino-acid sequence MTQTTQKFRAVFLAALMVFSVFAGTVAFAGTAAAANAADADDTLTSGSLFYQGQELYVETGASTEADYQIRTVEDNSLGTTVYSFTTDADGSAIIDTSSLGSGSYALVEANDRNTALSVTESGTSDASDPNSGSFDITEQDISASFEDETVNQGGDTTLNVDSAVRSEFDLVVEAEDLSNDEIEALFEDNVADNPGAEDFQIGETDDGDVVLENFNKGGDYTADFSDVSPGQYNFTFSVADTTAEDSTSIDVEEVDQAVSLPNSVNVESGDTTTFQVEMEDTTEADILIGSNDDGYVVNATVNDEDEDGVANVTINTYNPTEANNYGLSGDEDSSVTAFDNASNIGVSGVLDAANYDIEVGPSGFADDSEIDSTDVSTLAVTESSIQDAQSWTAPAGAVDSDTSREDVLEAIEDGEITQDSTVAEGDIAVVQIQGSGFFGALERDDASDLTLTVEEMNPGANREAASTELTAENVVLDDENNNLFVVVDTDSEELERPNGDTVAFDSGKEFNVSMTASGDLVEDDDVTVGSTFEVVDREASLETNDDDVVEVAASENGSVEGESSIAPGSEIRVRAQSESGATNTFVETQTVTVSQNGTFNASFDFADLEAGTNFTLSLNDQTGSGFEGDTEYSAVIVNGTSGGDDGNVTTTETNNTTTETTTDEPTETTEDTPEETTEETTDGGNGDGETETDTPGFGVIVALVALIAAALLAVRRDN; translated from the coding sequence ATGACACAAACAACACAGAAGTTCCGTGCAGTGTTCCTTGCTGCGCTGATGGTGTTCTCCGTTTTCGCGGGCACCGTCGCGTTTGCAGGTACGGCTGCTGCGGCTAACGCTGCTGACGCTGACGACACCCTTACCTCAGGGTCGTTGTTCTATCAGGGTCAGGAGCTCTATGTAGAGACCGGCGCATCGACCGAAGCTGATTACCAGATTCGTACTGTCGAAGACAATAGTCTTGGTACGACCGTCTACTCGTTCACTACGGACGCTGACGGCTCGGCCATCATTGACACCAGTTCCCTCGGTTCTGGTTCGTACGCCCTTGTTGAGGCTAACGACCGGAATACGGCACTCTCCGTGACTGAGTCCGGAACTAGTGATGCATCGGACCCGAACAGTGGCTCCTTCGACATTACGGAGCAGGACATCTCTGCGTCCTTCGAGGACGAGACAGTTAACCAGGGCGGCGATACGACACTCAACGTTGACTCCGCCGTTCGCTCCGAGTTCGACCTTGTCGTCGAAGCAGAGGACCTGAGCAACGATGAAATCGAAGCCCTTTTCGAGGATAACGTGGCCGACAATCCTGGTGCAGAGGATTTCCAGATTGGAGAGACTGACGACGGTGATGTTGTCCTTGAGAACTTCAACAAGGGCGGCGACTATACGGCTGACTTCTCCGATGTCAGCCCTGGCCAGTACAACTTCACATTCTCTGTTGCGGACACGACCGCAGAGGACTCCACGTCAATCGATGTTGAGGAAGTTGACCAGGCTGTCTCGCTCCCGAATAGCGTGAACGTCGAATCTGGAGACACTACGACCTTCCAGGTTGAGATGGAAGACACGACGGAAGCCGACATCCTCATCGGTAGCAACGACGACGGCTACGTTGTCAACGCTACCGTCAACGACGAAGACGAGGACGGAGTCGCGAACGTCACCATCAACACGTACAACCCGACTGAAGCGAACAACTACGGTCTTTCGGGCGACGAGGACTCGTCCGTAACGGCCTTCGACAACGCGAGCAACATCGGTGTCTCCGGCGTCCTCGACGCAGCTAACTACGACATCGAAGTTGGTCCGTCTGGTTTCGCTGACGACAGCGAAATTGACTCGACGGACGTCAGCACGCTTGCTGTGACGGAGAGCTCCATTCAGGATGCTCAGTCATGGACTGCACCCGCTGGTGCTGTTGACAGCGATACTTCGCGTGAGGATGTCCTCGAAGCGATCGAGGATGGCGAAATCACGCAGGACAGCACCGTTGCTGAGGGCGACATCGCTGTCGTCCAGATTCAGGGCTCCGGCTTCTTCGGCGCTCTTGAACGTGACGACGCAAGCGACCTTACCCTCACCGTTGAGGAGATGAACCCCGGTGCGAACCGTGAGGCTGCATCGACTGAACTAACTGCAGAGAACGTTGTTCTCGACGATGAGAACAACAACCTCTTCGTTGTTGTTGACACGGACTCTGAAGAGCTCGAACGTCCGAACGGTGACACTGTTGCGTTCGACAGTGGTAAAGAATTCAACGTCTCGATGACTGCGAGCGGTGACCTTGTCGAAGATGACGACGTCACTGTTGGTTCGACCTTCGAGGTCGTTGACCGCGAGGCTTCCCTCGAGACTAACGACGACGATGTCGTTGAGGTTGCTGCCTCCGAGAACGGTTCGGTTGAGGGCGAATCCTCGATCGCGCCTGGCTCCGAGATTCGCGTCCGCGCGCAGAGTGAGTCCGGTGCAACCAACACGTTCGTCGAAACGCAGACCGTGACTGTCAGTCAGAACGGAACGTTCAACGCCTCCTTCGACTTCGCTGACCTCGAAGCAGGTACGAACTTCACGCTGTCGCTCAACGACCAGACTGGCTCTGGCTTCGAGGGCGACACTGAGTACTCGGCAGTCATCGTGAACGGCACGAGCGGTGGCGACGACGGTAACGTCACCACCACCGAGACGAACAACACCACCACGGAAACCACCACGGATGAGCCTACGGAGACCACCGAGGACACTCCTGAGGAAACCACCGAGGAAACCACCGATGGTGGCAACGGTGACGGCGAGACCGAAACGGACACGCCCGGCTTCGGTGTCATCGTCGCTCTCGTCGCGCTCATCGCCGCTGCGCTCCTCGCGGTCCGCCGCGACAACTAA